Proteins from a genomic interval of Lysobacter arenosi:
- a CDS encoding SDR family oxidoreductase, translating to MNRFTNKTILVTGGSSGIGLAAAQAFVAEGARVVITGRDAAALEQARAALGNQAIAVVNDAGNTADAKTLAATLAASDVRLDAVFVNAGAAKFAAFPDVDEALWDQIFNTNIKGPYFQVQALLPLLNPGASIVINGSINARIGMPNTSVYAASKAAVISLAKTLSAELLPRGVRVNVLSPGPVATPIYGKLGLDAATLETTAAQIQNQIPLGRFGTPEEIAATVLHLSSPESAFIVGTEIIADGGMSQL from the coding sequence ATGAACCGCTTCACCAACAAGACCATCCTCGTCACCGGCGGCAGCAGCGGCATCGGCCTGGCCGCCGCCCAGGCATTCGTCGCGGAAGGCGCCCGCGTGGTCATCACCGGCCGTGACGCCGCCGCCCTCGAACAGGCCCGTGCCGCCCTGGGCAACCAGGCCATCGCCGTGGTCAACGATGCCGGCAACACTGCCGATGCAAAGACCCTGGCTGCGACGCTGGCCGCCAGCGACGTGCGCCTGGACGCTGTCTTCGTCAACGCCGGCGCGGCGAAGTTCGCCGCCTTCCCGGACGTGGACGAGGCGCTGTGGGACCAGATCTTCAACACCAACATCAAGGGCCCCTACTTCCAGGTGCAGGCGCTATTGCCGCTGCTGAACCCGGGTGCATCAATCGTCATCAACGGTTCGATCAACGCACGCATCGGCATGCCCAACACCTCGGTGTATGCCGCCAGCAAGGCCGCGGTGATCTCGCTGGCGAAGACGCTGTCGGCCGAACTGCTGCCGCGTGGCGTGCGCGTCAACGTGCTCAGCCCGGGACCGGTTGCGACGCCGATCTACGGCAAGCTGGGCCTGGATGCCGCCACGCTGGAAACCACGGCCGCCCAGATCCAGAACCAGATCCCGCTGGGCCGCTTCGGAACGCCGGAAGAGATCGCTGCTACGGTGCTGCATCTCTCCTCGCCCGAATCGGCGTTCATCGTCGGCACCGAAATCATCGCCGATGGCGGGATGAGCCAGCTCTAG
- a CDS encoding LysR family transcriptional regulator: MLSADELALLEAIRESGSLSRAAARLGKAPSTVSHAARQLEARFDALLFDRRRYRLQLTPAGHLLAQEAARLMLDVSRLTQRVKQVAGGWEDRLWIVTDEVLEFETLLPVVRAFDALNSGVTLRITHEVLTGIWDALRDGRADLVVGATNEPPVIPGLRWFELGVMDWVFAVSPRHPLAKATEPVEAAAVLQHRAVVVADTSRRVDVRGYGVLGGQPSLAVPSMAAKVQAQREGLGVGWLPRDRVAGLLKRGELVEKQMADPREPNLLYVAWRGDHQGRALEWWLSQLQNKRLASRLVKGIDIGAAS; this comes from the coding sequence ATGTTGTCGGCCGACGAATTGGCGCTGCTGGAAGCCATCCGCGAAAGCGGCAGCCTGTCGCGGGCCGCGGCCCGGCTCGGCAAAGCACCGTCCACGGTGTCGCACGCGGCGCGGCAGCTCGAGGCGCGTTTCGATGCCCTGTTGTTCGACCGCCGTCGCTACCGTCTGCAACTCACGCCGGCCGGCCACCTGCTCGCACAGGAGGCCGCTCGCCTGATGCTGGACGTGTCGCGTCTGACGCAACGGGTCAAACAGGTGGCGGGAGGCTGGGAGGATCGTCTGTGGATCGTCACCGACGAAGTCCTCGAGTTCGAAACGCTGCTGCCGGTGGTTCGCGCCTTCGACGCTCTGAATTCCGGCGTGACGCTGCGCATCACCCATGAAGTGCTGACCGGCATCTGGGACGCATTGCGCGACGGCCGCGCCGACCTTGTCGTGGGCGCCACCAACGAACCACCGGTCATTCCCGGCCTGCGCTGGTTCGAGCTGGGCGTGATGGACTGGGTGTTCGCGGTGTCGCCGCGGCATCCGCTGGCCAAGGCCACCGAACCGGTGGAAGCCGCCGCCGTGCTCCAGCACCGTGCCGTGGTGGTGGCCGACACCTCCCGGCGAGTGGATGTGCGCGGCTACGGTGTTCTTGGCGGGCAGCCATCGCTGGCGGTGCCCAGCATGGCGGCCAAGGTGCAGGCGCAGCGCGAAGGACTGGGCGTGGGCTGGTTGCCGCGCGATCGCGTCGCCGGCCTGCTCAAGCGCGGCGAGCTGGTGGAGAAGCAGATGGCCGATCCGCGCGAACCCAATCTGCTCTACGTCGCCTGGCGCGGCGACCACCAGGGACGGGCCCTGGAATGGTGGTTGTCGCAACTGCAGAACAAGCGTCTGGCGTCGCGCCTGGTCAAGGGCATCGACATCGGCGCCGCTTCCTGA
- a CDS encoding DUF1214 domain-containing protein gives MNRIALMSCLVAIAFVPTGCNRTAPEATAPPASGTASTPAPAKAAYSDQDISDAWIYLLGRLLVLRQQKADLAEGFKWNEMVHRKPGAVDWPNPNLDVAYSEAWVAVDEDSCTIVTVPKVSKRYYTVQFLNGWGETVANINERTQAARPSGDFAVCLQGANVTLPANTTRIDVPVKYMRVLARVELGDNWDQAVALQHKFSMRATGETTTPSLPETPAFDVQHLPGVEAFENAPAVLDSEKDINAGMEAVAAKVRAIAAGIQDPAERARVDKVIREKAQADLGKASPTIGHGTVRNHWVRPSVAGTYNDDWLGRTLINLGGIWANRMDEVVYYKGNLDGDGVQLNGSHTYTLTFPKDDLPPKFANYFWSVIAVDPVFARVLPNPKNRFLLNRESGLKYNADGSLTLYFAPEKPADAPDPNWLPTPAGKDYRLTFRFYGPKGGVADGSYFPPPLVKKS, from the coding sequence ATGAACCGTATCGCCTTGATGTCGTGCCTTGTCGCAATTGCGTTCGTGCCCACCGGCTGCAATCGCACCGCGCCGGAAGCAACGGCGCCGCCGGCTTCGGGAACGGCGTCGACTCCCGCGCCCGCGAAAGCCGCCTACAGCGACCAGGACATCAGCGATGCCTGGATCTACCTGCTTGGCCGGCTGCTGGTACTGCGCCAGCAGAAGGCCGACCTTGCCGAAGGCTTCAAGTGGAATGAAATGGTCCACCGCAAGCCCGGCGCGGTCGATTGGCCGAATCCGAACCTCGATGTCGCCTACTCCGAAGCGTGGGTCGCCGTCGACGAGGACAGCTGCACGATAGTGACGGTGCCCAAGGTCAGCAAGCGCTACTACACGGTGCAGTTCCTCAACGGCTGGGGCGAGACGGTGGCGAACATCAACGAGCGCACCCAGGCCGCGCGCCCGTCAGGCGACTTCGCCGTGTGCCTGCAAGGCGCGAACGTGACGTTGCCGGCGAACACGACGCGGATCGACGTACCGGTGAAATACATGCGCGTGCTGGCGCGGGTGGAACTGGGCGACAACTGGGACCAGGCCGTCGCCCTGCAGCACAAGTTCTCGATGCGCGCGACCGGTGAAACGACGACGCCGAGCCTGCCGGAGACGCCGGCCTTCGACGTCCAGCACCTGCCGGGAGTGGAAGCATTCGAGAACGCCCCCGCCGTACTCGACAGCGAGAAGGACATCAATGCCGGGATGGAAGCCGTCGCGGCGAAGGTGCGCGCGATAGCGGCCGGGATCCAGGATCCGGCCGAGCGTGCGCGCGTCGACAAGGTCATCCGCGAGAAGGCACAGGCCGACCTCGGCAAGGCCTCGCCCACCATCGGTCACGGCACGGTCCGCAACCACTGGGTGCGGCCGAGCGTGGCAGGCACGTACAACGACGACTGGCTCGGTCGCACGCTGATCAACCTGGGCGGCATCTGGGCGAACCGGATGGACGAGGTCGTCTACTACAAGGGCAACCTGGACGGCGACGGCGTGCAGCTCAACGGCAGCCACACCTATACGTTGACGTTCCCGAAGGACGACCTGCCGCCGAAGTTCGCGAACTATTTCTGGTCGGTGATCGCGGTCGACCCTGTGTTCGCCCGCGTGCTGCCCAATCCGAAGAACCGCTTCCTGCTCAACCGCGAGTCGGGCCTGAAGTACAACGCCGACGGTTCGCTCACGCTGTACTTCGCGCCGGAGAAGCCGGCGGACGCGCCTGATCCGAACTGGCTGCCGACGCCGGCCGGCAAGGACTATCGCCTGACCTTCCGCTTCTATGGACCCAAGGGCGGCGTCGCGGATGGAAGCTACTTCCCGCCGCCGCTGGTCAAGAAGTCCTGA
- a CDS encoding two-component system sensor histidine kinase NtrB has protein sequence MSAPVPTGSNRPDLDRPDLDGLTTPLAWSDEEGAIVGCNAAFSRWLGVSARRLVAWPLAGLDGGDGHLAHAMRRLDAAADAPLRLRRSRLRFADGDECFADVWLSRREDGGWLLEAHPVDEFPGDDPALLLPSALSASLKGLAHELRNPLAGLKGAAQLLARRIDADSGNGGDAGELVALVGSEVERLTALVDQLLTPAPPRPHAPLNIHAVLERVLRLAESDAGWAVRLVRDYDPSLPEFGGDADRLVQAVWNLVRNAIEAGAANITLRTRAEHAVRIGDAVHAIAMRLEIVDDGRGVPEELAEQLFLPLVSGRAEGSGLGLALAQQVAREHRGSLAYRSRPGHTVFTLLLPLQIDEEEGA, from the coding sequence ATGTCCGCGCCCGTACCGACTGGTTCCAATCGGCCCGACCTCGACCGGCCCGACCTCGACGGCCTGACCACGCCCCTGGCGTGGAGCGACGAGGAAGGCGCGATCGTCGGTTGCAACGCCGCCTTCTCGCGCTGGCTCGGGGTCAGCGCCCGGCGCCTGGTGGCCTGGCCGCTGGCCGGGCTCGACGGCGGTGACGGCCACCTCGCCCATGCCATGCGCCGCCTCGATGCGGCCGCCGATGCCCCCCTGCGCCTGCGCCGCAGCCGGCTGCGCTTCGCCGATGGCGACGAGTGCTTCGCCGATGTCTGGCTGAGCCGGCGCGAGGACGGCGGCTGGTTGCTCGAGGCGCATCCGGTCGACGAGTTTCCCGGCGACGATCCGGCGCTGCTGTTGCCCTCGGCGTTGTCGGCCTCGCTCAAGGGCCTGGCGCACGAGCTGCGCAATCCGCTGGCCGGGCTCAAGGGCGCGGCGCAGTTGCTGGCGCGACGGATCGATGCCGACAGCGGCAACGGCGGCGACGCCGGTGAGCTGGTGGCCCTCGTCGGCAGCGAAGTAGAGCGCCTGACCGCGCTGGTGGACCAGCTGCTGACGCCGGCGCCACCGCGCCCGCATGCGCCGCTCAACATCCACGCCGTGCTCGAGCGCGTGCTGCGCCTGGCCGAAAGCGACGCCGGCTGGGCCGTGCGCCTGGTGCGCGACTACGACCCGAGCCTGCCCGAGTTCGGCGGCGACGCCGATCGCCTCGTGCAGGCGGTATGGAACCTGGTGCGCAACGCGATCGAAGCCGGCGCGGCCAACATCACCCTGCGCACGCGTGCCGAGCATGCGGTGCGGATCGGCGATGCCGTGCATGCGATCGCGATGCGACTGGAGATCGTCGACGACGGCCGCGGTGTTCCCGAGGAACTGGCCGAGCAGTTGTTCCTGCCGCTGGTGTCCGGCCGCGCCGAAGGCAGCGGGCTGGGCCTGGCGCTGGCGCAGCAGGTCGCGCGCGAGCACCGCGGCTCGCTGGCCTACCGCTCGCGCCCGGGCCACACCGTTTTCACCTTGTTGTTGCCGCTGCAGATCGATGAAGAGGAAGGCGCGTGA
- the ntrC gene encoding nitrogen regulation protein NR(I) has protein sequence MKRVWVVDDDRGVRFVLATALREAGYKVDGFENTADALAALAERGAPDLLFTDVRMPGDDGLVLLERLKAQVPQLPVIVMSAYTDVASTAGAFRGGAHEFLSKPFDLDEAVALAARTLAAVGESAAPAQVELPKDDALIGDTPAMRTLFRAIGRLAQAPLSVLITGETGTGKELVARALHRESPRAEHPFVALNTAAIPSELLESELFGHEAGAFTGAQRRHTGRFEQAHRGTLFLDEIGDMPLPLQTRLLRVLAEGEFFRVGGRELIRVDVRVIAATHQDLEALVADGRFRADLLHRLDVVRLHLPPLRERRDDIPRLAERFLASAAARFEAPAKRLAKPALERMLGYDWPGNVRQLENLCWRLAALAPAEIIARADVDEALAATPGKDSTGSDDDDWDTRLAAWARAQLALGSDDIHAQARERFERVLFEAALEHTGGRRTEAAARLGLGRNTLTRKLGPGRRRT, from the coding sequence GTGAAAAGGGTCTGGGTGGTCGATGACGATCGCGGCGTGCGCTTCGTGCTCGCAACCGCACTGCGCGAAGCCGGCTACAAGGTGGACGGGTTCGAAAACACCGCCGATGCCCTGGCCGCGCTGGCCGAGCGCGGCGCCCCGGACCTGTTGTTCACCGACGTGCGCATGCCCGGCGACGACGGGCTGGTGCTGCTTGAACGCCTCAAGGCGCAGGTGCCGCAGCTTCCGGTCATCGTCATGAGCGCCTACACCGACGTCGCCAGCACCGCGGGCGCTTTCCGCGGCGGTGCCCACGAATTCCTGTCCAAGCCCTTCGATCTCGATGAAGCCGTGGCGCTTGCCGCGCGCACGCTCGCTGCGGTGGGCGAAAGTGCCGCGCCCGCGCAGGTCGAGCTGCCTAAGGACGACGCGCTGATCGGTGACACGCCGGCGATGCGCACGCTGTTCCGCGCCATCGGCCGCCTCGCGCAGGCGCCGCTGTCGGTGCTGATCACTGGCGAGACCGGCACCGGCAAGGAGCTGGTGGCGCGCGCGCTGCACCGCGAGTCGCCGCGCGCCGAGCATCCTTTCGTCGCGCTCAACACCGCCGCGATTCCGTCGGAGCTGCTGGAAAGCGAACTGTTCGGCCACGAGGCCGGCGCCTTCACCGGTGCCCAGCGTCGCCATACCGGCCGCTTCGAGCAGGCCCATCGCGGTACCTTGTTCCTCGACGAGATCGGCGACATGCCGCTGCCGCTGCAGACGCGGTTGCTGCGCGTGCTGGCCGAGGGCGAGTTCTTCCGCGTCGGCGGCCGCGAACTCATCCGCGTCGATGTGCGGGTCATTGCCGCCACCCACCAGGACCTGGAGGCACTGGTGGCCGACGGCCGCTTCCGCGCCGACCTGCTGCATCGCCTCGACGTCGTGCGCCTGCACCTGCCGCCGCTGCGCGAACGACGCGACGACATCCCGCGCCTGGCGGAGCGCTTCCTCGCTTCAGCCGCGGCGCGATTCGAAGCGCCGGCCAAGCGGCTGGCCAAGCCGGCGCTCGAACGCATGCTCGGCTACGACTGGCCCGGCAACGTGCGCCAGCTGGAGAACCTGTGCTGGCGCCTGGCCGCGCTCGCGCCAGCCGAGATCATCGCGCGCGCCGATGTCGACGAAGCGCTTGCCGCCACGCCGGGCAAGGACAGCACGGGCAGCGACGACGATGATTGGGACACGCGGCTTGCCGCATGGGCACGCGCACAGCTCGCGCTGGGCAGCGACGACATCCACGCGCAGGCGCGTGAACGCTTCGAGCGTGTCCTGTTCGAGGCTGCGCTGGAGCACACCGGCGGTCGCCGCACCGAGGCGGCGGCACGCCTGGGCCTGGGTCGCAACACGCTCACGCGAAAACTTGGCCCGGGAAGGCGCAGAACCTGA
- a CDS encoding superoxide dismutase family protein, which translates to MNTTLNTLLAATVVVAVAACSSAPKTKAPATPTAVSTAKAATVNLASASASLVSGKLSVVPMGDGVHLTGEIGGFAPYSTHAIHIHEKGDCSAADASSAGGHFNPSASPHGKVDSGAHHGGDMNNIVADGEGVAKVNVHAKGVTLGGGAANDVAGKAVIVHASADDYKTQPTGNAGGRIACGVITVTQ; encoded by the coding sequence ATGAACACCACGCTGAATACCCTGCTCGCCGCCACCGTGGTGGTGGCCGTGGCCGCCTGCAGTTCCGCGCCGAAGACCAAGGCACCTGCCACGCCCACCGCCGTGTCGACGGCGAAGGCGGCGACGGTCAACCTCGCCTCGGCGTCGGCCAGCCTGGTCAGCGGCAAGCTCAGCGTGGTGCCGATGGGTGACGGCGTGCATCTCACCGGCGAGATCGGTGGCTTCGCGCCCTACAGCACGCACGCCATCCACATCCACGAGAAGGGCGACTGCAGTGCCGCCGATGCCAGCAGCGCCGGCGGTCATTTCAATCCGTCCGCTTCGCCGCACGGCAAGGTCGACAGCGGCGCGCACCACGGCGGCGACATGAACAACATCGTCGCCGACGGTGAAGGCGTGGCCAAGGTCAACGTGCACGCCAAGGGCGTCACCCTCGGCGGCGGCGCCGCGAACGATGTCGCCGGCAAGGCGGTGATCGTCCACGCCAGTGCCGACGACTACAAGACGCAGCCCACCGGCAATGCAGGCGGCCGCATCGCCTGCGGCGTCATCACCGTCACCCAGTAA
- a CDS encoding GNAT family N-acetyltransferase, translating into MTDHQVQAPLRIRAAIAHDRDLLTQWALAMAYETEHKQLDPDTVAAGVEAAIADPGKARYFLAVREATVAGRETIASAAGTLMLTREWSDWRNGDWWWIQSVYVAPAHRRQGVFAALYRHVETLARNTPGVVGLRLYVERDNANAHRTYQALGMVDAGYAIYETEFGRTS; encoded by the coding sequence GTGACCGACCATCAGGTGCAGGCGCCGCTGCGGATCAGGGCGGCCATTGCCCACGACCGCGACCTGCTCACGCAGTGGGCGCTGGCGATGGCCTATGAAACCGAGCACAAGCAACTCGACCCGGACACGGTCGCGGCCGGTGTCGAGGCGGCCATCGCCGACCCGGGCAAGGCGCGCTACTTCCTCGCGGTACGCGAAGCCACCGTCGCCGGACGCGAGACCATCGCCAGCGCAGCCGGCACGCTGATGCTCACGCGCGAATGGAGCGACTGGCGCAACGGCGACTGGTGGTGGATACAGAGCGTGTACGTCGCCCCGGCGCATCGCCGCCAGGGTGTGTTCGCGGCGCTGTACCGCCACGTCGAGACGCTCGCACGCAACACGCCGGGCGTGGTTGGCCTGCGCCTGTATGTCGAACGCGACAATGCCAACGCGCATCGCACCTACCAGGCGCTGGGCATGGTCGATGCGGGTTATGCGATCTATGAAACGGAGTTCGGCCGCACTTCGTAG
- a CDS encoding acetyl-CoA C-acetyltransferase — MRPARPVAVLGGVRIPFCRQNTAYADVGNLGMSVRTLGALVEKYGLHGQQLGEVAMGAVIKHSSDWNLGREAALSSGLSPLTPGITLQRACGTSLDSIVHIGNKIAAGQIEVGIGGGSDTTSDVPIVYGQKLRRRLLEAARAKTPRDKLAAFKGFHFRELKPEFPGVAEPRTGKSMGDHCEDMAKQWNISRDSQDEWALSSHQKLAAAYERGFFDDLVVSFRGVSRDNILRPDSTLEKLASLKPAFDKTSGRGTLTAANSTPLTDGASACLLASEEWARSHGHEVLCYLRDAHVAAVDFVHGEGLLMAPTVAVPEMLKRNGLTLQDFDFYEIHEAFAAQVLCTLRAWESEEYCRNRLGLEAPMGRIDVAKINPNGSSLAAGHPFAATGARIVATAAKELKQRGGGRCLVSICTAGGMGVVAILER; from the coding sequence ATGCGTCCTGCCCGTCCCGTTGCCGTGCTCGGTGGCGTCCGTATCCCGTTCTGCCGCCAGAACACGGCCTATGCGGACGTCGGCAACCTGGGCATGTCGGTGCGCACGCTCGGCGCCCTGGTCGAGAAGTACGGCCTGCATGGCCAGCAGCTGGGCGAAGTGGCCATGGGGGCGGTGATCAAGCACTCCAGCGACTGGAACCTCGGCCGCGAGGCGGCACTGTCCTCGGGCCTGTCACCGCTGACCCCGGGCATCACCCTGCAGCGCGCCTGCGGCACCTCGCTCGACTCGATCGTGCACATCGGCAACAAGATCGCCGCCGGGCAGATCGAAGTCGGCATCGGTGGCGGCTCCGACACCACCTCCGACGTGCCGATCGTCTACGGCCAGAAGCTGCGTCGTCGCCTGCTCGAAGCCGCGCGCGCCAAGACGCCGCGCGACAAGCTGGCCGCGTTCAAGGGTTTCCACTTCCGCGAACTCAAGCCCGAGTTCCCGGGCGTGGCCGAGCCGCGCACCGGCAAGTCGATGGGCGACCACTGCGAGGACATGGCCAAGCAGTGGAACATCTCGCGCGATTCGCAGGACGAATGGGCGCTGTCGTCGCACCAGAAGCTCGCCGCCGCCTACGAGCGCGGTTTCTTCGATGACCTGGTGGTGAGTTTCCGCGGTGTCTCGCGCGACAACATCCTGCGTCCCGACAGCACCCTGGAAAAGCTGGCCTCGCTCAAGCCGGCCTTCGACAAGACTTCCGGCCGCGGCACGCTGACCGCCGCCAACTCGACGCCGCTGACCGATGGCGCCTCCGCGTGCCTGCTGGCCTCCGAGGAGTGGGCGCGTTCGCACGGTCACGAAGTGCTGTGCTACCTGCGCGACGCGCACGTCGCCGCGGTCGACTTCGTCCATGGCGAAGGCCTGCTGATGGCGCCGACCGTGGCCGTGCCGGAGATGCTCAAGCGCAACGGCCTGACCCTGCAGGACTTCGACTTCTACGAGATCCACGAAGCCTTCGCCGCACAGGTGCTGTGCACGCTGCGCGCGTGGGAGAGCGAGGAGTACTGCCGCAACCGCCTCGGCCTGGAAGCGCCGATGGGTCGCATCGACGTGGCCAAGATCAACCCGAACGGGTCCTCGCTGGCAGCCGGCCATCCGTTCGCCGCGACCGGCGCGCGCATCGTCGCCACCGCCGCGAAGGAGCTCAAGCAGCGTGGCGGCGGTCGTTGCCTGGTGTCGATCTGCACCGCCGGCGGCATGGGCGTGGTGGCGATCCTCGAGCGCTGA
- a CDS encoding heme biosynthesis HemY N-terminal domain-containing protein, which produces MNIFRNLLFWIVLALAGALVAQVLLQDPGYVLVRYGGNDYITNVPKGALMLLLVAAGLWLLWKLLNLPFVAMRRHRKRQARAQLIDGLTALDQGQWSRAEKLLDQASAQDQVRALAHAGAARAAAARGDDAAVQRHLDALDGGHATARALANAELSLERGRPAEALAALDAVAAAPLPPRGLALRAQALVALGRSGEAYGLLGALRQQQVWPADRLATAEAQWGAASLREAGDANVLADRWEALPKPLRSDPAAVAAYAERAAALRWDEAAAKSIEQALDARWDESLAGLYGRLSIGRLDARRGNAERWLEAHPASPALLLTLARLARAQGQWPQAETYLHRALAQGANSEAWEELGHGFSQAGDDKLARLCYANALIAARGAVTQELPGRDMRQKIFDEAVVEERNEHGVPRLRG; this is translated from the coding sequence ATGAACATCTTCCGCAACCTGCTGTTCTGGATCGTGTTGGCGCTGGCCGGAGCGCTGGTTGCCCAGGTGCTGTTGCAGGATCCAGGCTACGTGCTGGTGCGCTACGGCGGCAACGACTACATCACCAACGTGCCCAAGGGCGCGCTGATGCTGTTGCTGGTGGCCGCCGGATTGTGGCTGCTGTGGAAACTGCTCAACCTGCCGTTCGTGGCGATGCGCCGGCACCGCAAGCGCCAGGCGCGCGCCCAGTTGATCGATGGCCTGACCGCACTCGACCAGGGCCAGTGGAGCCGCGCCGAGAAGCTGCTCGACCAGGCCTCCGCGCAGGACCAGGTGCGGGCACTGGCACATGCCGGCGCGGCGCGGGCCGCCGCGGCTCGTGGTGACGACGCCGCGGTGCAACGCCATCTGGACGCACTCGACGGCGGCCATGCCACGGCGCGCGCGCTGGCGAACGCCGAACTGTCGCTGGAGCGTGGACGTCCCGCCGAGGCGCTGGCCGCGCTCGACGCCGTCGCTGCCGCGCCGTTGCCGCCGCGTGGCCTGGCATTGCGGGCACAGGCGCTGGTCGCGCTGGGACGCAGTGGCGAGGCCTACGGCCTGCTCGGCGCCCTGCGCCAGCAGCAGGTCTGGCCGGCCGACCGCCTGGCCACTGCCGAAGCGCAATGGGGCGCAGCCTCGCTGCGCGAAGCCGGCGATGCCAACGTCCTGGCCGATCGCTGGGAAGCACTGCCCAAGCCATTGCGCAGCGATCCGGCCGCCGTGGCCGCCTATGCCGAACGTGCGGCGGCGCTGCGCTGGGACGAGGCCGCGGCGAAGAGCATCGAGCAGGCGCTCGATGCGCGCTGGGACGAATCACTTGCCGGGCTGTACGGACGCCTGTCGATCGGCCGCCTCGACGCGCGCCGTGGCAACGCGGAGCGCTGGCTGGAAGCACATCCGGCAAGCCCGGCGCTGCTGCTGACGCTGGCCCGCCTGGCACGTGCACAGGGACAGTGGCCACAGGCGGAGACGTACCTGCATCGCGCGCTGGCTCAGGGTGCCAACAGCGAAGCCTGGGAAGAACTCGGGCATGGCTTCAGCCAGGCCGGCGACGACAAGCTTGCGCGCCTTTGCTACGCCAATGCGCTCATCGCCGCGCGTGGCGCCGTGACGCAGGAACTGCCCGGGCGCGACATGCGCCAGAAGATTTTCGACGAGGCCGTGGTCGAGGAACGCAACGAGCACGGCGTACCGCGACTGCGCGGCTGA
- a CDS encoding uroporphyrinogen-III C-methyltransferase: MLVAGAGSYGWMQWQARLERERAQASDAGQRLDALDGRIDAIRRDQRAQVQRLQQADATNRVLRDELLGIGQRAALLEDSVSKLADPDRHGAQALRLDETELLLSLGQQRLLIAGDLDGARRAYALAGHVLDGVDDPAYLSLRQTLQQESAGLEALRAEPRVQAMAELDALAQTAMVAPTDTTAQTEPEAPWWRRAFATLIDVRPSDRAVAVQASDRVAAMAGLQLEISLARAAAERRDQAGFRAALLRAEGWLARLWPESPSLQQQREQMRALAQRPLSLTLPTLGSTLQQLRQLRAAD, encoded by the coding sequence GTGTTGGTTGCCGGCGCCGGCAGTTACGGCTGGATGCAGTGGCAGGCCAGGCTCGAGCGCGAACGCGCGCAGGCCAGTGATGCCGGTCAGCGCCTGGACGCACTGGATGGTCGCATCGATGCGATTCGTCGCGACCAGCGCGCGCAGGTGCAGCGACTGCAGCAGGCCGACGCCACCAACCGTGTCCTGCGCGATGAGCTGCTCGGCATCGGCCAGCGCGCGGCGCTGCTGGAGGACTCGGTGTCGAAACTGGCCGATCCGGATCGTCACGGCGCCCAGGCGCTGCGACTGGACGAAACCGAACTGCTGCTCAGCCTCGGCCAGCAGCGGTTGTTGATTGCCGGCGACCTCGATGGTGCGCGCCGTGCGTACGCGCTGGCCGGGCATGTGCTCGACGGCGTCGACGACCCGGCCTACCTCAGCCTGCGACAGACGCTGCAACAGGAAAGCGCGGGACTGGAGGCACTGCGTGCCGAGCCGCGCGTGCAGGCCATGGCCGAACTCGATGCGCTTGCGCAGACCGCCATGGTGGCGCCGACCGACACGACCGCGCAGACCGAACCGGAGGCACCCTGGTGGCGCCGCGCGTTTGCCACGCTGATCGACGTGCGTCCGAGCGATCGTGCCGTCGCCGTGCAGGCCTCCGATCGCGTCGCTGCGATGGCCGGCCTGCAACTGGAGATCTCGCTGGCGCGCGCTGCCGCCGAGCGCCGCGACCAGGCCGGATTCCGCGCCGCGTTGCTGCGCGCCGAAGGCTGGCTGGCCAGGCTGTGGCCGGAGTCGCCATCGTTGCAGCAACAACGCGAGCAGATGCGCGCACTGGCACAGCGGCCGCTTTCACTGACGCTTCCAACCCTCGGCAGCACACTGCAGCAGCTGCGCCAGCTACGCGCGGCAGACTGA